cacccgggcagtatcacaaccctcacacatatcgaatgagatttgtgtggcacatatttatttggtgccgtcttgtaccaatatttatgtgttaaaataaaataacagatCTGATCTCAATTGCTTTAGTCGATATTCCTTAATCTTATGcaatattaatcaataaattcattaaagTATGGATTGTCTCATGATAATGTTGAAAAAGATTAACTCGTAGAGAGAgggagaaaagaaaagaaaaaataacttacatCACTATTTCAACTAGTATCCAAGCAACTATTTTACTAGTCTTATTGTAGATATTCAATATGACTTATGACTTTGATTAAGCCATGGAGATGAAGTGAAAAAAAGTGTGTCATTGGAATTCTATAGTATGATTAAAATGTATTCAGAGATAGTTGTTTTACACAAATCGCTCAGTTGGAATCGTATATATGACTGATTAGAAATGAATATATACAGTTAATCCAGTTGTTCTATGCTAAGTCATACACCCTTTTATGGTGACATCTTGTTATTTTGTAGACTGACTGAATTTCGTACTCATTACTCCTTTTATATTAAATTGAATAAAGAGTAAAAATAGAATTATTAGCTGGAAAAATGTGAAATCCATTTCACTTGACATTATCAACGGATCATtgttagactactattgaaaacttggaagcattagatggtcgtttctttctagtatgagacttctcagcagtgcacatctacgatcccgctcctcgcgagactcgaacccagaacctatcagtcaggcgcttaaccaactagatcactgagccggcatccaatggtgttaatgtctagcttcaactaattcacgaagttgcgccaccgtataccattgtcttcagtgagttgatatcttacaacagacctggttgaactacactggtaacgacttcccactagaactctaggaatatctcttgaagtcagtcactagtgagactgataggtccttggttcgaatctcgcgaggagcgggatcgtagatgcgcactgttgagaagtcccatactaggatgcaACGGCCGTCCAGggtttccatgttggtctagcttcaatgaactcatgatttcaatcagtgaaatttttaaaaatctccacaaaacccattctgatactaattatatttctacatatattttcattcatttcgtTTTCTATCTTATTTGTAGATTCATCATGTACAATCCCAATTGAATCATTTAGAGACAATATGTTCATATTGTACAATCCATCATGGTATTACATGTGATCCTATATggttatgtaataattttttttgtccAATCCATAGTCAACGTTTAATTGCTTCAACTGATTTAGCTTTATTTTGGACACATTATAATAGATGTTTAAAACAAATGGATACGATTAATTCATGGTAATATAACGAATAATGAAATGAGATTAATTGAAATCATTTGTGATTCTCTTTCTGAATCCCCTCATCACCACAACCACCATCACCACTTTATCTCATTCCCTCCCTCTGTTTCtctgtgtgtgcgtgtgtatgtatgtgcatATAGATGGTAATGTTTACTTTATAACTTCTTTTGTTCAATGTGTCTTTTATTGATATGTGTATATTATGATCTCTgtcattttctttctttctttctttttttggacAAGATAAGtatccatttatttattgtcaataatctaatgattcacatataaaTTGATCATGAAGTGATATGTCTTTTGATTGAACGTTAGATTCAGCTCTTAAGCTCTGCTAGTAATCTCGAAATACGATAACGATAATGACGATGACGACAATTTTGTATGCTGATTGTTCGGAATAATTACACAGTGATTCTCGTCCAGTCACTGGTTGACTttggttgtgttttttttttttcaacCCATCGTCACTGTTTTTAATCATAGAAATGTcatgttttaaattcacttcatGTAGCGTTATATTTGGACATTGTTTAATTTTACTGAGAATTTTGGTTCTCATGTCGGCATCTTCAAGTGACTGCAAGCTGCATATAAAAACAAGACATTTAAACTGATCTTCTGTCATTGCTGATCATTTGAAACGCTCACACTGATGATTTATTATACCAGTATGTTTCACCTGGTCATTGTCTccagcttttgccaacttaaaagGAAGCTACATGTAAGGATtttggaatattcttccaaaagatgattagaTGGGATATCTTCGACTGTTTCTCAGCTCCTTAGAGCTTCCTCACATGAAGTATCCTCTAATGTTTTAAAAGTCTGATGGGTCTTCTTTGATAGGATTAGCGGATCATATTATTTTTATCGGATCACTTGTTCGTTGAGATCTCTTATAATATGTAAGTTAGCTGAAATACAATCAGATTGAAGTCAGCTTGATTTCATGTTCAAGGACGAATAACTACTACAGTAAAGTACTTCACACATATAAGCAACTTTAGATATATTACACGTAATTACTCTAAGAATTTCTTATGCCGATGATACTGTTTAAAAAGTCTACATCCAAGACTAAGAATTAAATATAGTTATTAGAAAAAACACAGTGTTTTACCATGCTTAAGCAGTTGTTCTCTATACTATGTAATGATAAtaccacaattgattgatcactgggtggtgatcaatatcatgtgtgtcaagtccttgtttagtgcagatcgaatgctaccgACCATGATGCAATGTGGccatcagtctaggtgactcgacactgcaggcactatatattgagattacatggtggttggaggtagtcgataggatagctcagtggtagtgtctctgactgtgaagctgggtgacgtgagatcgaatccgccagggagcaccagctCCCTCAAGATTaaaggtacaccttgctgacgagtgccaagtagcacgaaacccgggttcagggttttctgtcgactacctccaaccaccatctaatgatAATACCTTTAGAGTAATGATATGATTAATACAAATTCAGATTGCTACTTTGTGAGGATCTAGAAGTGTCAGCCACCTGAATATCAATCAGGTTATCTTATTGAAACCACCATTGATCTCATTTCGTATCTCTTAGATATTCGTCGATGTACTGCCAATGCCTATTAAATTTTAACTCTAATTTTCAGGAATCTTCTTTCAATCGATTACGAGATTCTATTTAATATTAAACCTGTTTAGCGAAACTTAGGATCGTGTCCCTCTCTAGTAGATCAGGCTGACAATCATATTAAGCTTACTTCACTTATCCTTATTAAATGTTTTGATAACACAAATACTTGTGATAATATTAGTGTAGATATTCAACTAGGTTCGAAAACAGAACATACACTTCTGAATTACGTCTCACCTAGTAAAAGCTCGCACACTTTCAGATTGAATGTTTCTGTGAAAATTCGTAATATCATTAATCTCAAATAAGTTTCGTTAGTTCATTCGACAGCTTCCCAGATGAGTGCTAACTAGCTTTATGGTTTTAAACATGGAGTCAGTCTGTCAAATACAACGTAGgtccaggcacatatatgcatcggtccaggttgccatacctcattaacacaacaagatgaacaccgaattcataaaagtagttaattcaatggtggtaatatacaaaagaaagattgcatataaggacatagtataggaagaaagaattagttcatagaaagcaAGGtacaaagtaattttaatttcacggtttaagggaagacaaacagtgtatacacctacgccattgtgatcgattctgagccatgtcatccacagtctccaaccattggttacgatagtcatgcggaccccaaccaagtagactgcatctaccaacatggcttagactagaagttagtgacttcaaacactgatgccacgttttggtttgaccgcccctaactttcttccaaccatctccagcaccggttagcattgcacgtcgtggtagtcggtgttcaggcatacgcaacacggcccaaccatctcagtcgatgaagattcacaacctcatcaactggtttactATCATTTCCTAACATCCTGTGTCTAAGCTCACTAtaacttacccggtgatcccggcagacgccagcaatatttctgaggcatctgtggtcaaatactagtagcttacgagtatcttcaaaACTGTAAGGCAAATCGTTTTAATTAACAAACTTCTGTTCATCTGTTGAAGTTTCTAGTGCATATTAAACTTGTGAGATATCCGATTGTAACTTCtatcatttaattttaaattacttacttactttcgcctcttactctcaatggagcataggccgccaaccagcattctaaaacccactctgtcctggccCTTACTTTCTAATTTGAAATTAGgtataatatattattttaacaaCTTTATGCATGATGTATACATGATACAATAGTTGATGAGAATTCGTATAAACTTCTATGATTACCCCATCTTTGGTAACCGAACCGTGTGTCATCATATCAGCGATGTTTATATAGTCTGTTGAACTTCTGAAGAATGTTTAAAATGATGCTATCGATGCTGGAATCCAGGATACGCATTTCGTTCTCTTCGCGACTTGTCAAATGgatgtatttacaactgaaagTTAACGTTCACTCCTGAACTCAGACCTGGTACTGTTCACTTCAGACGCCATCGCGTTGTTCACTTAGCTGCTGAGCTCAGATACCCATACACTTGTGCAACAGTTGTGAAACTTAATTCGATTTGAAATGGCTTATTTCAGAATGTTCTTGTCATCCAGCTGGTGTTCTCATACTCATCATAGTGAAACTAATTTTATCATCATACCCTACATCCCATTTATTTAACTGAAATTAACTACATGGAAGTTTTAACCGTTTGCCGTAAATTAATGAAGTCCTATGTATACAAcagtttacgaaattgaaattAATGGAGTTCATAGTCTACTACATTAAATTTATCTGTCTCACACCATCCCTAATTTGGAttagttataagcaaagatgaatagtggctagcagtggaatccagtatgcacgttttgtcctatttgggactcgtcaactgaatatacctgcatctcagtgttgatgttcacctttgatgtccatctttgcttataatgcttgtgaattaaggcaatacgcacagtatgcacttatgccaatgagagactgatcaactgcagtcctaaacatcaatgggaagatccaagtgaatttatttgtgTTCATGAATATGATACAGTCTGTTACGAATAGCATTCCAATGTACATTTGTTATCTTGGTAAAGCATAAAGGCTAGACAATCATAATTTACTGAAGACTTCAGTAAACAAACCATTTATACATTTCTAACTTACCTTTTCAAATAATGAGATCGTTTTAGAATTATTATTGTCCGACCACTTCAGCAAACAAACTTAAGCGACAAGTAAACAGGTTTGCATCAATGAATATGATGATAAGATTCTCATTAATGATAGAGTTATTGTTAATGTGGGAAAACAATCTTATCATCCTAATGGAATTTTCCAAGTATCAATAGTCACGTTCCTCTATACCAAACAATGAGTTGCCTTCGTTTTAATCGACTTTCCAATGAATAGATTTTTCATTTATCGACGACTTTTGACCGACGCCacagtgaccttgagagtatccacctgataactaggaccaaatgaagattataaaccagtgtgagtaattagaattatgatttacagttgatggttaagggtTACGAATTACATTtacggttttcatcatgaactgacatcagctataatgccaaaacgctatttaactAAATGGTTGAATGAAGCTCGCGCCAAAACCTGTTATCtcatatctgattggttcgtccataaattatagtcccgccaACTTTCAATAACACAACACAATATGGCTCACTTTCGAACTCCTTCACAATGTCATCTAAGTTCTATGTTTATTGTAATTAAATTGTGTATAATCGTGTACTGATAAAAAcaatgagtcccacaataggacgaaacggctgtccagtgcttccaggttttcaatggtggcctaacatcaatcggttcatgatctcgatcaagaAATTCTCCAATCACTGAAACTAGTATGATCTGCAAAGTTCAACTAAGGTTGTTAAACAGCTGTAACAAGCAACAGAACTAAGTAAAATCATTACAACATAAATTGAGGTTCTTCAAAATTTAGATATATACGATCAGATGACCATGTTCATGTTAATTGACCAGCGAGATCATTTGTAGGAGGTGAAAATAGTCAATCATGAGACAAGTTATACTAAGATATCTATATATGATCCAgtataatttcaattatttattaagaTAAGAATGAAGAAGGGATGGTATTAGAATAAGAAATAAGGTTCAGGTTATATTACTACGTtcttaatattttgtaaatatctTGTAGTCTTGGCTTCTTCAGTTTATTTAATGGATAAGTGCTGTATATATCAGTGGTATGTTCGCTAGAAGTTTCAATTTATAGTTTTAACtattcttgtttttcatttagCGTATTAGTCTGTTCTATGTTCATagcagcaacaacctactgtgggagagaacaaaccagaccaCAGCGGAGGAAGAACCACTGGGAATGGATacgacacatattgaggaagcACCTAACTGCATCACAACGcaggccctcacatggaatcctcaaagccaaaggaggagaggaagaccaaagaacacattactcggAGAAATTGAGACAAACATggaaagaatgaacaaaaattggatagaactagaaaggaagggccaggacagagtgtgttggagaatgctgatcggtggcctatgttccattttGAGTAAAAGgcgtaactaactaactaacatgTTCATAGCACTCAGTCTCAGATAACTCCATATGCCTTAAATGAAATCTTTGTTAGAAACTTCACTCCTGTATTTAGGACGCATCCACTGAAAGTGGAAGCAAGTGTTGGATGTAAACAGTGTTTGAGCTTATGAAAcacaatgatgatctaacatcaatcgtttcatgatctcaatcaaaaaattaacaatcttcacaacccttcACTAGTAATattcatcatgtgctcactagtgactggctccATGatgatttcctgaagttctaatgagaagccgtcacTAATAGAGCTCAATTTGTGACgagtagaaacaggtatctacctcagacaatggatgaatggttgcgcatCCACTCATGGGTCGATAGAAGTTAGaagttaacaccgttggatgccacaatcagtggtctagaagttaaatcTTGGCGCGCGTGACCGAAGGTTGTGGGTTTGAGTCCTgcatgcgggatcatggatacgcactgttcaggcgttccatactaagacgaaacagccgtccaggtTTCCAATCGTTTCATAATCTCCGTCAGAGCTCATAATGCATTTAAATTAGTAAGTTGGTTGAACACATATTCAACATATACTACAAATGATACTTTACATTCAACATTGGTAGGATTCAGAGTTGGTGTACCGCAAGAACAATGTAGAAAAAATGAATATCCATTACTGAATGGATTAATTATTTTGCCATACTATTTAAGAAGTATGTCTAATTTGTGGGATAGACGAATACTAATGATTTGTCCGACATATTTCAGTCTACATTACTTCGCTTGAAATTATATTTGTCATTTGGTTACAATTGACAAGAACTAAACACAAGAATGACTTTGACAGAGCTTAATATCGTTCAAGAAAGTAATGTCCCATGTATATAGATTGACATAGGATAGCCTTCAAAACTCAGTAGATCCTAACACAACCTAAATGAATCAAGCTATGCACAGTTCGCTCATATTTTTACctgttaaaaaaaaagaaaacatcattaagatgaaacgcgcatcctggattccactgctagccactatccatttttgcttataatgcttaagACTGAAGGCTATATTGAGGATGTCCTCACAGGAAGCACGTATACCAACAAGCGACTGATCGATTGCGGTGCTAAATATCAGagagaagattcaaataaacaataccaagtaaatttaatcttcactagatTGCACAAGCACGAGGCTACcatggactcagtagctaattggATAACGTAAatgtgtttgaagcgaacggttctgggttcaagtccctaagtgaatatcaactcagatgtaggtacatccagctgatgagtcccaaaaaggacgaaacgcgagttcTCGATTCCACCAATAACcatcattcatctttgtttataatacatGTGACTGAaggtaatattgaggcaatccgaacaggatgtacatatgccaataagagactgatcaattgcagtcctaaataacaatgggaagatacaatcaAACAACACCAATTGAATCGTTATTTACTCTTATGTCCCACCTCAAACATCTTAACCAACACTTCATATATCAACATTAAGGTGTGAAAATGTTTACTGCCAAATCCCATAGACATGGtgatgaagatttgtagctcaggtggataatCTTCATGGagtagaagtttgtgctgatgatgtcgttcagaagaacgatgaaacctccacgacca
This genomic stretch from Schistosoma haematobium chromosome 5, whole genome shotgun sequence harbors:
- a CDS encoding hypothetical protein (EggNog:ENOG410WG05) produces the protein MTEDQFKCLVFICSLQSLEDADMRTKILSKIKQCPNITLHEVNLKHDISMIKNSDDGLKKKKHNQSQPVTGRESLCNYSEQSAYKIVVIVIIVIVFRDY